The window GCTGTTCCATCTTTTTTTCTAAGCATTAAAAATGACGGAATAAGGCGGTTTTGTCATGATTTTCTGTGATCATTCCGGCCGTTTCCCTTACTTCGTAAACTTTGTTAAAAATATACCTCTGATATATCTATTTCCTCTTTTCTTATTTTATAAACAGAACGGACATGCTATAATAAAAGTTCAGGACATTTAAGAGAAATATGAGGTGACGAATTTGAATCATTTAAAGAAACTGACAATCATACAAAAAAGAGAGCTGATCCTTATTGCCGCTATTTTGGTCATAGCGGGATTGCTTTCTGCAGTATTTTATGCCGGAAACAGAAAACCGGCGGAGCAGGTGGTAGTTACCGTAGACGGCAAGACTGTGGAAACCCTGGATCTTCATAAGGACGTGGATATGATCATTGAGGGATATGGAGGTACGGATCATCTTGTCATCAAGGACGGCTACGCCAGCATTACGGATGCTTCCTGCCCTGATAAGGTGTGTGTCCGAACGGGAAAGATCCACAAGAGCGGGGAACTGATTGTCTGCCTGCCCAACCGGGTGGTGGTGACAATTGAGGGGGAAGATTAAAGATGCTTTGAATATTATGCCTTTTTATGGATCATAATACCCCATATCGAAATAAAATGTATCGTTATTCGAAAATATTTACATTTTTTATGGGTCATGTTAATCTTTGATCAGGAAAGGAG of the Lacrimispora indolis DSM 755 genome contains:
- a CDS encoding NusG domain II-containing protein, with translation MNHLKKLTIIQKRELILIAAILVIAGLLSAVFYAGNRKPAEQVVVTVDGKTVETLDLHKDVDMIIEGYGGTDHLVIKDGYASITDASCPDKVCVRTGKIHKSGELIVCLPNRVVVTIEGED